A DNA window from Hordeum vulgare subsp. vulgare chromosome 1H, MorexV3_pseudomolecules_assembly, whole genome shotgun sequence contains the following coding sequences:
- the LOC123440587 gene encoding chaperone protein dnaJ 49-like, with protein sequence MDGNKDEALRSVKLAQTALASGDRQRADKFIRIAQRLDPSLPIVDLLTTTKKFDPLNLNGTACQDKTTGGHENLKTPKECAGPSNVDKGYTEENVRVIRDIRKNKDYYAILGVQRTCSLEEIRKAYRRLSLKIHPDKNKAPGAEDAFKMVSKAFKCLGNDQSRKTYDQTGTLEGHEFNEQYSNVTRQRTTRRRRQTRNGFYNYEEDLDPDEIFRSFFYGTRDNSFRGHNVYRTREAGRQEQQRREHPVQGGSFINLTVLMHLSVILLFVLFAFIPVQQPQYALQKTYNFPISKVTEKHGVEYFVSKHDFDQQFPHGSPSRDNLEDHVFKDYKTMLGRNCRVELHRRKWANDYPTPHCDKLRNLDVA encoded by the coding sequence ATGGATGGGAACAAAGATGAGGCCTTGAGGTCTGTCAAGCTTGCACAGACTGCGCTTGCATCTGGAGATAGACAGCGGGCAGACAAATTTATTCGAATTGCCCAAAGATTGGATCCCAGCCTTCCAATTGTTGATTTGTTGACCACAACCAAGAAGTTTGATCCCCTGAATCTGAATGGTACTGCTTGCCAAGACAAGACCACAGGAGGCCATGAAAACCTAAAAACGCCAAAAGAATGTGCTGGTCCTTCTAATGTTGATAAAGGTTACACCGAGGAGAATGTTAGAGTTATCCGTGATATCAGGAAGAACAAGGACTACTATGCAATTCTTGGAGTGCAGAGGACTTGCTCCTTGGAAGAGATTAGGAAGGCCTACAGGAGGCTATCACTGAAAATTCATCCTGACAAGAACAAGGCTCCTGGGGCAGAAGATGCATTCAAGATGGTCAGCAAGGCTTTCAAGTGCCTAGGCAATGATCAGTCACGGAAGACCTATGATCAGACAGGCACCCTTGAGGGGCATGAGTTTAACGAGCAATATTCCAATGTCACGAGGCAGAGAACTACTAGGCGAAGGAGGCAAACAAGAAATGGCTTCTATAACTATGAAGAAGATTTAGATCCGGATGAGATATTCAGGTCTTTCTTCTACGGTACTCGTGATAATTCGTTCCGTGGTCACAATGTCTACAGGACAAGAGAAGCAGGTAGGCAGGAGCAACAGAGAAGGGAGCATCCAGTACAGGGCGGGTCGTTCATAAACTTAACAGTATTGATGCACCTGTCGGTCATATTACTTTTTGTCTTGTTTGCATTCATTCCAGTGCAGCAACCTCAGTATGCCCTGCAGAAGACATACAACTTTCCCATTTCAAAAGTCACTGAAAAGCATGGGGTGGAGTACTTTGTCAGCAAACATGATTTTGATCAGCAGTTTCCACATGGAAGTCCTTCTAGAGATAACCTCGAGGATCACGTTTTTAAAGATTATAAGACTATGCTAGGAAGAAACTGTCGTGTGGAACTCCATCGGCGTAAATGGGCCAATGACTACCCTACACCTCACTGTGACAAGCTACGGAACCTTGATGTGGCATAA